The nucleotide sequence GCGCTGTCCTGCGATGGATCTCGTACAATCTGGTAATAATCTTCTCGTCTTCTATAGTTGAGTTGGACAATAACATCCCCCTCCTTTTATTAATTGATAGGTCAATCATTGATACGTCAACTAATATAAAACACTGCATCACTTATGTCAACTGTTTAACTTTTTTATGTAAAAAACAAAAAGGCTATCTGCTATTAACAGATAGCCGAGCCATGATATTAAATTAATTAGCGCTTTCCGCCAAGAGCTTGAGCTACTAGACGTTTTGTGATTTCTCCACCTACAGATCCGTTAGCACGAGAAGTGCTGTCTGGTCCAAGGTTTACACCGAACTCAGAAGCGATTTCATACTTCATTTGGTCGATAGCTTGTTGTGCACCAGGTACTACTAATTGGTTTGTGTTAGCCATTTTGTTTTCACCTCCTAGTTGAATTAAGATTATAATTCCACATTGAATCGTTCTTATGCGTTACAGAGATAGGTAGTATTTGTTAATAAAAAAATAAGGACGATTAATAAAAATCGTCCTAGTGTGAAACAAGTGGCAAACCTTTATTTGTATGTTTTTAGATTTACCTCAAATTGAGTAATTATTCCATTTTTCTTTAAAAATTTTACAGGTATTAATTTTGTATAAGTCATTTATGTGCACGAGATACTATTTACAGATAAATATTGATCTTTTAGAACGCTCATTCTTAAGCGATCCACATAAGTGCCTTTTCTTAATCGATCTTGCCGTAAAATACCTTCTTCCACATATCCAACTTTTTTGTAAGAAGAAATGGCTTTTTCATTATCTATCTCGACCCTAAGCCATATTTTATTCAGTGCAAGTTCATAAAAACCGTATCTTAACATTTCATGCATAGCAGCAATTCCATAACCTTTGCCCCAATACGATTTGTCTCCAATGGCAATCCCTAATTCTGCATGATTGTTTAAGCGATCCATATTTTTCAGGTCAATCCACCCGATATGTTTACCTGTTTCAGTTACAATCGCTTTTTGGTCATACTCATTCTCTTTAGTGATGCATAGTTCAATCCATTTTCTTGTTTCTTCTAAACTAAATGGCGGAAATGTATCTGGCATGTTTAGATGCTTCGTTACTTCTTGATCTAAACACCACTGATAACGGTCATTTGCATCTTCTATCTTCAGCTCTCTAAGTTGTACTTTTGGCAATTGTTTTTGCATGATAATCCCCTTTATGTTCTGCGTTCCTTTTTCTTTTGATAGGATTGGATCGATTTCGTAAAACCTGCCTTTTCAAAGAATGCTTCTTTTCCTGGCTGTGCGCCTATAAAAAGCGAGGTTGGACTGAGTTCCCAAGCCAGATCCATTAGTTCTTTGCCAATTCCTTTTCCTTCATAGTCAGGATGTACAAGAATTTCAGTGATTGTGCCAAAGAAATAACCATCTGTTAATAAACGGACGCATCCATCCATTTAGTAAGACCTAACTGGTGATATTAGATGGAGATAAGGTGATTTCCCATGTGTTGATTCAATCACAATCGGCCTCATTGTACCGTTAAATTTTATTTTGATTTCTTCGTCTTTTATAGTCTTTATAGCGTCCATCAGAAAATAACCGTCGATTGAGATCTTAAGATCAGAATCACCATCCATATCTTTTATTTCTTGCAATTCTTGAATGGATCCCATTTCAGACGAACCTGATGAGATACAAAGTTTATTGTCCTGAATAGTTAACGTGATATTGTTGTTTTTCCATTCTCCTGCAAACAAGCACGCTCGATCTATTCCTTTAACCAGAGATTCTCTATTCAAAAACAAGGTTGTACTTTGCTCAGTTGGGATGAGTTTTGATGTATTCGGATATGTTCCTGAAATTAATCTAGAATAAAGTGACAACTTGTCTGTTTTAAAAAGAATATATCCTTCTGCTGAATGAAGCTCTACTACACCTGAATAGTCACTAATTTGTTTTACAAGTTCGTTTGCACTGGAACTTGGAACGATAAATGTAGTTTCTCCCTTTGTATTCACATCTTTCACTATAGAGGCTAGACGCTGTGAATCAGTTGCAACCACCATAAACTTGTTACCTGAAAAAGTGAAATGAGTACCTGTTAGTACAGGTCTAGTTTCATTTTTGGCTGTTGCAAAGACCGTTTGTTTAATTGCATTTTTTAAATCTTCAGCATCAATATGTATGGTGTTACTTTGATCAATTACGGGCAGCGTCGGATATTCTTCCGCACTAAACCCATTAAACTGTGTGAATATATCCCCAGATTTAATTTGTATATTTTGATGATTGATTGCTTCTAATTGTATAGATTCAGGAAGCTTTCTAATTAATTCTGTAAAGGATTTGGCTGATACAACTGCGCTTCCAGTTTGATGTATGTTGATTTCATTATTTCTCGCTTCAGAAATGGGAATGAACCTCTCAATAATAATATCCGCGTTTGTTCCTATGAGTGTAATTCCATCATCTTCCGCTATGATTTTTATTCCTGAGAGAATGGGAATCAGCGATTTTTGTGTGACTACTTTTCCAACTTCAGAGAGTGCTTTACTCAAAACATGTTGATTAATCGTGAATTTCATACGTTGTATCCATCCTCTTTTGTAAACATTAATTTTATTAATTTTCCGACTATTATTTTAACACATAATTCCATTTGATTTACGTGAAAAACCCTCTCTGCTCACTTTAGCAAAAAGGGTTTCAAGGCATTATTTTACTTTTACAGCTTTCTTAACAACAGGGATGTAGATATCGATCTGTTTGTTTTCTTTCCCATAGCAGCGCTCGTCATACAGCTCAAACTCGACTTTGCCGTCATGCTCATAGCCAGAGTCCGGGAACCATTTCGAGAAAATCTCCACCCATGTTTGTTGAATGGATTGTACGAAGTTTTCTTCTGATGCTTTCGGTGTTGTGAATACAGCATACTCCATTTCAAGAAACGTTCGATAGGACATGCCTTCTGGAGCTGGTGTTCCTTCAGCTACTTCCATCCCGATCATGTAAACAAACTCACCTGTTGTTGTGTTGTATTCTGTGCACAATCCGAGTTCTTGGTTTTTGTAGAGTGGATTAGGAATCTTAACACCGAGATTATTTTGAATATACTGCTGCCAAAACTTCGGGATCTCTCTATTGTTTTCACCGTCTGTGTTGCGTGTGCGTAAGTCATAACCGATGATGTGGAGTGCTGGTTTTTTAATAAGTTTCATTTCCATATTTAATCCTCCCATATAGTGGTTCATATTCAGGTAAGCTTTCTGATGAAGAGAGACAGGATGAACCGTTGCACTGCGATACTCCCGAGGTGATCGGCCATAATGTTTTTTAAACGCACGGTTGAACGACTCGTGATACTGAAATCCTAGATCAAATGCGATATCAATCACTTTTTCTTCGGATTGCAATAAACGCTGTGCCGCGTGCGAGAGTCTTCGCTTCCGCACATATTCCATAACGGATTCACCAACAAGAAACTGAAACACCCGATGATAATGAAAAGGCGAGAAGCAAGCGAGCTCTGCAAGCCCCTCTAATGTGATCCGTTCGTTCAAGTTCTCCTCAATATAATCAAGTGTCCGCTGTATGCAAACTTCATAATCCATCTCATCACCTACCCTACGTCTATCATATCCACGAACATCCATTCGTTCTTAACCTTTTTTGCTAAGTTATCGCTTTTACTTATTCTATATCGGATTGATTAGCCCTTCTGATGAGAGGCAATCCACGAGTTTCGGCTGCCAATCCACGAGTTTCCGCCCTCAATCCACAAGTTTCGGCTGCCAATCCACGAGTTTTTGCCCTCAATCCACGAGTTTCAGCCTCCAATCCACGAGTCTACAATCATCGACCTTCTTCCAAAGCTAACTATTGAAAAAAGCTAGAACCACAATCTGGTTCTAGCTCACTACTACTTATTGAATGCCCACTGCATTAAACGCCTGATTCACAGATGTTACTTCTTGTGAAGATGCGCCGTAAAGATCAGATGCTGCACGAACAGCCGCTGCTCTCGCTTGGCTGAAGTTAGAGGATGACGTTAAGTACACCGTGTTCATGCGGTAAAAGATCGCCCCTAGCTTTGCTCGTCCAATTCCAGTAACGGAAACGCCATAATGACTGCCGCCTTCACTTAAGAGATACGCTGCTTTGTTGATGATTCCGCTGTTGATATGAACGCCTCCATTGTCACCCGTTCCTGTATAACGAACCGAATAGTGGTCTGGATCTTGGTATTTTGCTGGATCTGACATCGAACGAAGTGCATCTCCCGCTATCGCAGGTGTGTACACATCTTCCCCGATTTCAAAGTCTGGATTCTTGCCGTTATAGTACTCTACTAATGTTCCAAAAATATCAGACATTGCTTCATTTAGTGCCCCAGATTCATTTTGATACACAAGATCAGAACTTGTATCAGTAACAGCATGTGTCAGTTCGTGCGCTACAACATCGATACCACCAGAGAATGCGATAAAGTTTGTTCCATCACCATCACCGTAAACCATCTGCGAACCGTTCCAAAACGCATTGTTATAATTTTTATTAAAGTGAACAGATGATTTGATCTGCGCTCCCTTATTATCATAGGAGTTTCGTCCGTGCGTATTTTTATAATAATCATACGTTAAACCGGCAAAGTAATGAGCGTCAACAACGGCTTGGTCGTACGAACTGTCGAATACATTGTCTGTGCCGCTGTAAAGAGTTCCTGGCAGGAAGAGCTCCGGCAAGAATGTACGGTTCTTCATATCGTATGTAAAGATCCCGCTTCCTCGCGTATTATCTTGCATATAGTACTTACCGCTTGATAATGTAAGGTTCAGTGTTTTTGAATCGCCAAGAACACCCTTCCCCGTTCCAGTTGTATTCGTTCCCGTTACTTCGTGCATGTCATTGTATCGGTGCAGGACTTTACCAGACGCTGCATCAATAAAATAATTCCAGTTCCCTGGCTCAGGTGTGAGGAAATTTAGATTTACGAAATACGCATAATGCGCCGTACCATCCTTCATCAGCACCACTTTTTCGGCTTTTGGTGTTTTTTCGAATTGAGGA is from Fictibacillus sp. b24 and encodes:
- a CDS encoding alpha/beta-type small acid-soluble spore protein; translation: MANTNQLVVPGAQQAIDQMKYEIASEFGVNLGPDSTSRANGSVGGEITKRLVAQALGGKR
- a CDS encoding GNAT family N-acetyltransferase: MQKQLPKVQLRELKIEDANDRYQWCLDQEVTKHLNMPDTFPPFSLEETRKWIELCITKENEYDQKAIVTETGKHIGWIDLKNMDRLNNHAELGIAIGDKSYWGKGYGIAAMHEMLRYGFYELALNKIWLRVEIDNEKAISSYKKVGYVEEGILRQDRLRKGTYVDRLRMSVLKDQYLSVNSISCT
- a CDS encoding GNAT family N-acetyltransferase translates to MDGCVRLLTDGYFFGTITEILVHPDYEGKGIGKELMDLAWELSPTSLFIGAQPGKEAFFEKAGFTKSIQSYQKKKERRT
- the dnaN gene encoding DNA polymerase III subunit beta, which translates into the protein MKFTINQHVLSKALSEVGKVVTQKSLIPILSGIKIIAEDDGITLIGTNADIIIERFIPISEARNNEINIHQTGSAVVSAKSFTELIRKLPESIQLEAINHQNIQIKSGDIFTQFNGFSAEEYPTLPVIDQSNTIHIDAEDLKNAIKQTVFATAKNETRPVLTGTHFTFSGNKFMVVATDSQRLASIVKDVNTKGETTFIVPSSSANELVKQISDYSGVVELHSAEGYILFKTDKLSLYSRLISGTYPNTSKLIPTEQSTTLFLNRESLVKGIDRACLFAGEWKNNNITLTIQDNKLCISSGSSEMGSIQELQEIKDMDGDSDLKISIDGYFLMDAIKTIKDEEIKIKFNGTMRPIVIESTHGKSPYLHLISPVRSY
- a CDS encoding AraC family transcriptional regulator; translated protein: MDVRGYDRRRVGDEMDYEVCIQRTLDYIEENLNERITLEGLAELACFSPFHYHRVFQFLVGESVMEYVRKRRLSHAAQRLLQSEEKVIDIAFDLGFQYHESFNRAFKKHYGRSPREYRSATVHPVSLHQKAYLNMNHYMGGLNMEMKLIKKPALHIIGYDLRTRNTDGENNREIPKFWQQYIQNNLGVKIPNPLYKNQELGLCTEYNTTTGEFVYMIGMEVAEGTPAPEGMSYRTFLEMEYAVFTTPKASEENFVQSIQQTWVEIFSKWFPDSGYEHDGKVEFELYDERCYGKENKQIDIYIPVVKKAVKVK
- a CDS encoding M4 family metallopeptidase, with the protein product MRKKKWVAMGIAASLIAGAFGSPAMASSENTKVKVNSESGTPAFLAGKLSAPSKTSAQQVLFDYMNGHKSLFKLGNKKAEESFSILESTKEDDGNTVLRLQQEYNGVPVWGYTQVAHINKEGELTVISGEVAPELDKQANLTNTKQISGTKAVGIAKAALGFDPQFEKTPKAEKVVLMKDGTAHYAYFVNLNFLTPEPGNWNYFIDAASGKVLHRYNDMHEVTGTNTTGTGKGVLGDSKTLNLTLSSGKYYMQDNTRGSGIFTYDMKNRTFLPELFLPGTLYSGTDNVFDSSYDQAVVDAHYFAGLTYDYYKNTHGRNSYDNKGAQIKSSVHFNKNYNNAFWNGSQMVYGDGDGTNFIAFSGGIDVVAHELTHAVTDTSSDLVYQNESGALNEAMSDIFGTLVEYYNGKNPDFEIGEDVYTPAIAGDALRSMSDPAKYQDPDHYSVRYTGTGDNGGVHINSGIINKAAYLLSEGGSHYGVSVTGIGRAKLGAIFYRMNTVYLTSSSNFSQARAAAVRAASDLYGASSQEVTSVNQAFNAVGIQ